TGCGACgtggcagccaacgtgttaaagaactttgtatgcgtgacaaattgtctttaaaatgtgtgtttttttaaataaatgtgttatgcttatgtacaatttaatttatgagtttttttttgttaagcgagactcttttgttaagggaacgacttttttgctatatttgaagttatgtaactagataaggtactctttttgtaaaaatgtcagtatggttgctttagtattttctggtatttgttgtttatttttacaatgaatacaactcttaatgtcctatatctcactaaggattgataaCCGGAAGAAACgaatacacctctatggttttaattcgcattcagtaaattcaaacgccttttaaaatgtgtaaaaaggttttcaatcttaagaagagttgagaaagggacatttaatattcttgcataaccttaaaaggagccaaaaattaaatttgcactttcaaattatcaaattttataagagtaaaaaaattttcattagcactaaaatcttctcagagtgaccttttttaaccttttttttgtttcataatatagtttgtttcaaaattttcgcattttcggtataaaaaagcactaaatttattgcgaagagcaaatggttggcaatactgcacaactcagcaaacgtgacgtcacgtacgctctgatgggcgcaatcttctttctaccATTCTTGGTAAAAGCGTACAAAGAGTGCAATGCAGATATGAGCTACGGCCGCTCATCTAGTACGGCAACCATATTGCTGAAATGGTTGCTCTCTTGGGATGTTGGTTGTGCACTCCACTTTGTGCAAATCTACGTACTCAAATGCTCCCTTTTATAGCTCTCTGTGTGATAATGCCCACACTCACCGACTACAGAAAAGGACAGATATATTGTATCAATATATTCAATCCTATATgggtaacaagaactactcctcaaaagaagctatagaaAGGAATaccgaagcgtattttggctccaaggacaaacaattttttgagcatggAATTAAACATttacctaaacgttgggaagacattgtatataatgaaggaaaatatatttttgattaataaatactttaaacatcttttttattaattttaaaaacacctttaaaaaacgcacgaacttatggactgacctgatagtaaATAATATAGGAAACGATAGTAAACTCAAAACTTAAAAGCGTTAAACTTAACGACTCTATACAGATGAAATGGCTTATATGGGAATTAGCTTTATTATAGAGCcgaaatacaattttatgcGAGAGGCTCTCGGTACTTTActttgtcagaaagcaccaacgAAGCGCACCACCTattgagggaagttgagctctgggtattttgtAATAGACATTTTACTGTTTTTCTCTCAGTCTTCATTCCTCATTTCCATATCGTTTCATGTGCTTATAAGTTTCCAGTTTCCCTGTGTCTAAGTGTGTTTCCTACATTTACAGATATTTTGCGTGATCTTACTGCGATGGCTGATAAGTACGATAGCAAAGAGGTAGCGGAATGGTTTAAAAAGGTAACCAGTACTCATTATTCAGTCTCAATTTCAGTGAAATCGAAACTCCATCTTAACTTTTCTTTTCTAATTAACAGGCGCTGGAATATAATTTGTCACTTACCAATACAAAAAATGGTCTAATCACCGTTGTGACTTACAAAAGTTTAGTCAAGGGCGATGAACTCACTcccgaaaaattgaaattggctCTCATACTGGGCTGGTGTATTGAACTGGTAGGCATTTCACATCGCAACGCCACACTTCTTTTCCAATCATACCAACACCtcaattttctataatataaaatcacctgctattttgtattttcatgTACTCGGCAGCTGCATTGCGTTCTCATCATTGCCGATGATATCGTGGACAACGGCACCAGACGTCGTGGCCAGCCATGTTGGTATAAATTGGAAGATGTTGGTCTCAATGCTGTCAACGATGTGTTCATAATGGAAAATGGCGTCTATGAACTACTCAAAAAACATTTCCGTCACTTGGACTGCTATGTTCATCTAATGGAATTGTTTCATCACAACACCTTCAAATGCATGGCTGGACAGTCATTGGATATGCTCATTAGCAAACAGAATATCAGCACTTTCACTATGGACACATACAAATCGATTGTTGCGACTAAAACTTCTTGCAATTTTCTCTACTTACCCGTAGCGGTGGGTTTGAGTTTGGCCGGGTGAGCAAAACTACTTATGAGTGGTAATAAAAGTtggtatatgaattttttaaatgattgatgcaatttttagagtTAAAGACCAGAAAGTTTACGATGAATGCAAGGCGATTACATTTGAGGTGGGTGATTACAGCCAAGCACAAAATGATTATCTCGATAGTTTTGGTAATCCAGACTTCACTGGCAAAAATGGCACAGACATACAGACCAATAAGTGCACCTGGTTGGCGGTGATGTGCATGGAATTGGCCAACCCGGAACAAAAGGCTATCATGGAGGAGTGTTACGGACAAAATGGTAGgtataaagaaataatatataaagtTA
The sequence above is drawn from the Anastrepha obliqua isolate idAnaObli1 chromosome 4, idAnaObli1_1.0, whole genome shotgun sequence genome and encodes:
- the LOC129243516 gene encoding farnesyl pyrophosphate synthase-like — encoded protein: MKMLSLMRKWSHVHSSIPASVSACCINTTNATYFQRTYSKTSWTAEDGTHNTEKSAIHAVRRKDFDGSIRALSTFESHHHPSRATCLKMTKDQIREFMAVYPDILRDLTAMADKYDSKEVAEWFKKALEYNLSLTNTKNGLITVVTYKSLVKGDELTPEKLKLALILGWCIELLHCVLIIADDIVDNGTRRRGQPCWYKLEDVGLNAVNDVFIMENGVYELLKKHFRHLDCYVHLMELFHHNTFKCMAGQSLDMLISKQNISTFTMDTYKSIVATKTSCNFLYLPVAVGLSLAGVKDQKVYDECKAITFEVGDYSQAQNDYLDSFGNPDFTGKNGTDIQTNKCTWLAVMCMELANPEQKAIMEECYGQNDPKKIARVQQLYEDMDMPRIYAKYEEETYNRIKMRIENTSEEALREVFLEILNFVTLRGIK